In the Centroberyx gerrardi isolate f3 chromosome 9, fCenGer3.hap1.cur.20231027, whole genome shotgun sequence genome, one interval contains:
- the her6 gene encoding hairy-related 6: protein MPADMMEKTSSSPVAATPASMNTTPDKPKTASEHRKSSKPIMEKRRRARINESLGQLKTLILDALKKDSSRHSKLEKADILEMTVKHLRNLQRAQMTAALNTDPTVLGKYRAGFSECMNEVTRFLSTCEGVNTEVRTRLLGHLANCMTQINAMNYPSQHQHQHQHQLPSAGPPHPSFGQSMVQIPSSSPQVLPMNGVSCKGGSSPASLPSDATKVYGGFQIVPATDGQFAFLIPNAAFAPNGPVIPVYANSVSTPVPVPAAVSPGAPSGNSDSVWRPW from the exons ATGCCTGCCGATATGATGGAAaaaacctcctcctccccggtCGCTGCAACCCCGGCTAGCATGAACACAACACCCGATAAACCCAAGACAGCCTCCGAGCACAGAAAG tcGTCCAAGCCGATtatggaaaagaggagaagagccAGAATCAACGAGAGCTTGGGACAACTGAAAACACTCATCTTGGATGCGCTCAAAAAAGAT AGCTCCAGACACTCTAAACTGGAGAAGGCGGACATCCTGGAGATGACTGTGAAGCATCTCCGGAACCTCCAGAGGGCTCAGATGACTG CTGCCCTGAACACCGACCCGACTGTGCTGGGAAAATACCGTGCCGGTTTCAGCGAGTGCATGAACGAAGTCACCCGGTTCCTGTCCACCTGCGAAGGGGTTAACACCGAGGTCAGGACGCGGCTCCTCGGCCACTTGGCCAACTGCATGACCCAGATCAACGCCATGAACTACCCCAGCCAGCACCaacaccagcaccagcaccagctgCCCTCTGCCGGGCCCCCTCACCCTTCCTTCGGCCAGTCCATGGTGCAGATCCCCAGCTCCTCCCCCCAGGTCCTGCCGATGAACGGGGTGTCCTGCAAAGGGGGCTCCTCTCCGGCCAGCTTACCGTCAGACGCCACCAAAGTGTACGGCGGTTTCCAGATCGTACCTGCCACAGACGGACAGTTTGCATTCCTCATACCCAACGCAGCGTTTGCGCCCAACGGCCCCGTTATCCCCGTGTACGCCAACAGTGTCAGCACGCCGGTCCCCGTGCCGGCTGCGGTTTCCCCCGGAGCCCCGTCAGGCAACTCGGACTCAGTGTGGCGACCCTGGTGA